In Girardinichthys multiradiatus isolate DD_20200921_A chromosome 18, DD_fGirMul_XY1, whole genome shotgun sequence, a single window of DNA contains:
- the or64d1 gene encoding LOW QUALITY PROTEIN: odorant receptor 128-10 (The sequence of the model RefSeq protein was modified relative to this genomic sequence to represent the inferred CDS: substituted 1 base at 1 genomic stop codon) produces the protein MIVLXTKTRMKINSTQVLYFTLSVYVDTGLLRYFSFILVLCLYVLIVGSNVLLIVVICVNRSLHEPMYMFLCSLFVNELYGSSGLFPFLLVQILSDVHIVAAPLCFLQIFCVYTYGSVEFTNLAIMSYDRFVAICHPLQYNTLMTSGRMVFLVSITWLPPILAVGGTTFLSSSLQLCGNVIHKIYCGNNSIIKLACNDPRVNNIYELVMTFLTVCGPVSVILYTYMRILKVCFSGSKQTRQKAVSTCTPHIASIINFSFGVSFEILQSRFNMSSVHTRNFFRKHK, from the coding sequence ATGATTGTATTATAAACTAAAACCAGGATGAAAATTAATTCCACAcaagttttatattttactctTAGTGTCTACGTGGACACTGGTTTGTTAAGATACTTCTCTTTCATCCTTGTCCTGTGTCTGTATGTTCTGATCGTTGGTTCTAATGTTCTGCTGATCGTGGTGATCTGTGTGAACAGGAGCTTACATGAACCTATGTACATGTTTCTGTGCAGCCTGTTTGTGAATGAACTGTATGGCAGCTCAGGCTTGTTTCCCTTCCTGCTGGTTCAGATCCTCTCAGATGTTCACATCGTTGCTGCTCCTCTTTGTTTTCTGcagattttctgtgtttatacCTATGGAAGTGTAGAGTTTACTAACTTAGCCATCATGTCTTATGACAGATTTGTTGCTATCTGCCATCCTCTTCAGTATAACACATTGATGACTTCAGGGAGAATGGTCTTTCTGGTATCCATCACATGGTTACCTCCTATTTTAGCTGTTGGTGGCACAACCTTTTTGagctcctctctgcagctctgtgggaACGTCATTCATAAGATCTACTGTGGCAATAACTCCATCATAAAACTGGCCTGTAACGACCCCAGAGTCAATAACATCTATGAACTTGTTATGACTTTTCTCACAGTCTGTGGTCCTGTGTCTGTAATTCTCTACACCTACATGAGGATCCTGAAGGTGTGTTTTTCTGGGTCCAAACAGACCCGGCAGAAAGCTGTCAGTACCTGTACTCCTCACATTGCTTCAATAATCAACTTCTCTTTTGGTGTTTCCTTTGAAATTTTGCAGAGCAGATTTAACATGAGTAGTGTTCACACAAGAAACTTTTTTaggaaacataaataa